A single region of the Streptomyces sp. AM 4-1-1 genome encodes:
- a CDS encoding non-ribosomal peptide synthetase, translating to MTDPQPEFLHRGFEHRAAEDGDRGALTDGGRTLSYGELNQAANRLAHHLRERGARPGSLVGVMAGRGADFVIALLAVLKTGSGYVPLDPDYPTSRLHHIIDDCALSLVVGDPRYGSSVAAPGTEFVDMGRASVADAPTHDLDVTPDPRDTMYVIHTSGSTGPPKGVVITHANAVRLFEQTREPLGITADDVWSAFHSFAFDFSVWEIWGALLHGGRLVIVPYRTARDPEAFWRLLTGERVTVLNQTPSAFQYLMAHARRVAFPPTSLRLVVFGGEELRPARLLPWFDAYGDVSPLMVNMYGITETTVHVTLRPLTAVDADRPGSPMGVALPDLRLHVLDDRLAPVPPGEIGELHVAGAGLADGYLGRPALTAERFVPDPYGPVPGGRLYRTGDLAEMTPDGELMFRGRADRQVQLRGFRIEPGEVEVALLALPGIAEAAVVVREDEDGEPALVAYVVEGVEGASEPAAVRAALALRLPRHLLPAAVVGVKVLPTTHQGKLDMSALPDPWSEKPETASPLSSPATATAVAPAADGTPPFSLAETIAAVWADVLGLPRVGPDDDFFALGGDSIRATRVVARAREHGVEFGVAQLYETPTVREMARSTGSSGPAPEGAGSGGAGAGPGGAGADVHPVSGTQAGIIYDCEVDTDPTLYRVLAAVRLTGPLVPDAWRRALALLASHHEVLRGSFDLDAIGGPAQRIRPHVRIPLSVAEVAPLPADPDENVRRAWREEWVYEIDTTTAPPLLARLLPYADGSYHLALVVHHALLDGWSFALLCAELLAAYRADIRDEPQPRSPAHAWDDTWGHLERERSAATDPLSEKFWRARLHGLDPGPLPAPVADDGPGRLTAGEPVTALLAPDTFETLRRTAHDLSVPVRSLFMAAQLWSSAALTGHRTPVVGLVSHVRPENSAGDRVMGMFLNLFPVTAELTDDLGWPDLVRLVFEQERAVMPHRRVPLSRLTSWHGGPLFHTVLTYTDFRVLDRRNRGPVRECGDWLFVNHTSFPLYTEIQRAPSADHATLTTRAHPARTSPLTATRTVTLMTRALASLATTPDHRLPPLPDPDAMSLKETS from the coding sequence ATGACGGACCCACAACCGGAGTTCCTGCACCGCGGATTCGAACACCGGGCCGCCGAGGACGGCGACCGGGGCGCCCTGACCGACGGCGGTCGCACCCTCTCCTACGGCGAGCTCAACCAGGCCGCGAATCGGCTGGCGCACCATCTGCGGGAACGGGGCGCTCGTCCCGGTTCCCTGGTCGGCGTCATGGCCGGCCGCGGCGCCGACTTCGTCATCGCTCTGCTCGCGGTGCTCAAGACGGGCAGCGGATACGTACCGCTGGACCCCGACTACCCCACGAGCCGACTCCACCACATCATCGACGACTGCGCGCTGTCCCTCGTCGTCGGGGACCCCCGGTACGGCTCGTCGGTCGCGGCGCCCGGCACCGAGTTCGTCGACATGGGCCGGGCGTCGGTCGCCGACGCCCCCACGCACGATCTCGACGTGACACCCGATCCGCGGGACACGATGTATGTGATCCACACCTCGGGCTCCACGGGGCCGCCCAAGGGCGTGGTGATCACCCACGCGAACGCCGTACGGCTCTTCGAGCAGACCCGTGAGCCCCTGGGCATCACCGCCGACGACGTGTGGAGCGCGTTCCATTCCTTCGCCTTCGACTTCTCCGTGTGGGAGATCTGGGGCGCGTTGCTGCACGGTGGCCGGCTGGTGATCGTCCCGTACCGGACGGCCCGCGACCCCGAGGCGTTCTGGCGACTGCTGACCGGGGAACGCGTCACCGTCCTCAACCAGACACCGTCGGCGTTCCAGTACCTCATGGCCCATGCCCGGCGCGTCGCGTTCCCCCCGACCTCACTGCGCCTGGTCGTCTTCGGCGGCGAGGAGCTGCGGCCGGCCCGTCTGCTGCCCTGGTTCGACGCCTACGGGGATGTCTCACCGCTGATGGTCAACATGTACGGCATCACCGAAACCACCGTTCACGTCACTCTTCGGCCGCTGACCGCCGTTGACGCCGACCGTCCGGGCAGCCCCATGGGGGTGGCGCTCCCGGATCTCCGGCTGCACGTCCTGGACGACCGACTGGCGCCGGTGCCGCCCGGAGAGATCGGTGAACTGCACGTCGCCGGGGCGGGGTTGGCCGACGGCTATCTGGGCCGTCCCGCTCTCACCGCGGAGCGGTTCGTGCCCGACCCGTACGGACCGGTCCCCGGCGGCCGGCTCTACCGGACCGGCGACCTCGCCGAGATGACGCCGGACGGCGAACTCATGTTCCGGGGACGCGCGGACCGGCAGGTGCAGTTGCGCGGCTTCCGGATCGAGCCGGGCGAGGTGGAGGTGGCCCTGCTGGCGCTGCCCGGCATCGCCGAGGCCGCCGTGGTGGTGCGCGAGGACGAGGACGGCGAACCCGCGCTCGTCGCGTACGTCGTCGAAGGCGTCGAAGGGGCGTCCGAGCCCGCGGCGGTACGGGCCGCACTCGCCCTGCGTCTGCCACGCCATCTGCTCCCCGCGGCGGTGGTGGGGGTGAAGGTCCTGCCGACGACCCATCAGGGCAAGCTGGACATGTCCGCGCTCCCCGACCCGTGGTCCGAGAAGCCGGAGACCGCGTCCCCCCTCTCCTCCCCCGCCACCGCCACAGCCGTCGCCCCGGCGGCGGACGGCACGCCGCCGTTCTCGCTCGCGGAGACGATCGCGGCGGTCTGGGCCGATGTCCTGGGACTCCCCCGGGTCGGGCCCGACGACGACTTCTTCGCCCTCGGCGGTGATTCCATCCGGGCCACCCGAGTCGTCGCCCGTGCCCGCGAACACGGGGTCGAGTTCGGCGTGGCGCAGTTGTACGAGACGCCGACCGTGCGGGAGATGGCCCGGTCGACGGGATCGTCGGGACCGGCGCCGGAGGGAGCGGGGTCCGGCGGGGCCGGGGCGGGACCCGGCGGAGCGGGGGCGGACGTCCACCCGGTGTCCGGTACGCAGGCGGGGATCATCTACGACTGCGAGGTCGACACCGACCCCACTCTCTACCGGGTCCTCGCGGCGGTCCGGCTCACCGGTCCTCTCGTCCCGGACGCCTGGCGGCGGGCACTCGCCCTACTGGCCTCGCACCACGAGGTGCTGCGCGGTTCGTTCGACCTCGACGCGATCGGGGGACCCGCCCAGCGCATCCGGCCACATGTGCGGATACCTCTCTCCGTCGCCGAGGTGGCGCCCTTACCGGCCGATCCGGACGAGAACGTACGGCGGGCGTGGCGTGAGGAGTGGGTGTACGAGATCGACACGACCACCGCACCGCCTCTCCTCGCGCGTCTGCTCCCGTACGCCGACGGCTCCTACCACCTCGCGCTCGTCGTCCACCACGCGCTCCTCGACGGCTGGAGCTTCGCTCTGCTCTGCGCGGAACTCCTGGCCGCCTACCGGGCGGACATCCGCGACGAGCCACAGCCGCGAAGCCCGGCACACGCGTGGGACGACACCTGGGGGCATCTGGAGCGCGAACGGTCGGCCGCGACCGATCCGCTCAGCGAGAAGTTCTGGCGTGCCCGGCTCCACGGTCTCGATCCGGGGCCGCTCCCGGCCCCCGTCGCCGACGACGGCCCAGGACGTCTCACGGCGGGCGAACCGGTCACGGCTCTCCTGGCCCCGGACACCTTCGAGACGTTGCGGCGGACCGCTCATGACCTCTCGGTACCGGTGCGGTCGCTCTTCATGGCCGCCCAACTGTGGTCGTCGGCCGCGCTCACCGGGCACCGCACGCCGGTCGTCGGACTCGTGTCGCACGTACGCCCCGAAAACAGTGCGGGCGACCGGGTGATGGGCATGTTCCTGAACCTCTTCCCGGTCACCGCCGAGTTGACGGACGACCTCGGCTGGCCCGATCTGGTCCGCCTGGTCTTCGAGCAGGAACGCGCCGTGATGCCTCATCGTCGGGTGCCACTGTCCCGATTGACCTCATGGCACGGGGGGCCACTGTTCCACACGGTCCTCACCTACACGGACTTCCGGGTGCTGGACCGGAGGAACCGGGGTCCGGTACGGGAGTGCGGGGACTGGCTCTTCGTCAACCACACCTCGTTCCCCCTCTACACGGAGATCCAGCGGGCCCCCAGCGCGGACCACGCCACGCTGACGACCCGCGCCCACCCGGCACGGACCTCTCCCCTCACCGCTACGCGCACGGTCACGCTGATGACCCGGGCCCTCGCGTCCTTGGCGACGACCCCGGACCACCGCCTGCCGCCCCTGCCCGATCCCGACGCCATGTCCCTGAAGGAGACATCATGA
- a CDS encoding non-ribosomal peptide synthetase, whose amino-acid sequence MNSTTDAFRSLDARRRELLHELVAEQARRTPDAVAVTMADRPDLTYGELVGRARALGRQLTAAGVGPEVLVGVSMRRGPELLVALLAVAFAGGAYVPLDPAQPADRLAMTVDDAHLRILLLGPGGWAGGDAAAGPESLTVLDVSHGEAADGPCGVSAAPGNTLYVMYTSGSTGRPKGVSNSHAGVTEFLRWMVENYPLDADSRVLVKTPFGFDVSVMEIFWPLICGARLVLAHPEGHHDPAYLAEVVVTAGITEALFVPTQLSDFLAEPAAAGSGALRRLFSIGEELTPSVVERFTRMLPDTELVNAYGPTEAAIVTLTHTCVPPDTSTAHVPIGRPVGRNRAHVLAPRDLTPRADGAPGELFLSGPQVARGYHRGPGLTAERFLPNPRSCGDPEHARLYRTGDVVRARADGELEFLGREDRQVKVRGNRIELGDVEAALLRLAGVRGAEAARRTDPEDGTPTLVAWVAGEDSGTGGAGGLRKQLLDLLPRAMVPARIVTLDSFPVLNNGKLDRKALPDPFATAGRPAMARTAADPSEDDRPGKHRDAVMRVWGELLGGVAVGPDDAFFELGGDSALLLRVRAELRRLGYTGVRTLDLIEYATPARLGAFLAGRTDPRPPDDVPSWEGDDPDGRPAR is encoded by the coding sequence ATGAATTCGACGACCGATGCATTCCGCTCCCTCGACGCGCGGCGCCGGGAACTTCTCCATGAACTCGTGGCGGAACAGGCCCGGCGCACCCCGGACGCGGTGGCCGTCACCATGGCCGACCGGCCGGACCTGACCTACGGCGAACTCGTCGGGCGTGCCAGGGCACTCGGCCGACAACTGACGGCCGCGGGCGTCGGTCCCGAAGTGCTGGTCGGTGTCAGCATGCGGCGCGGCCCCGAACTGCTGGTGGCGCTGCTCGCGGTGGCCTTCGCGGGTGGCGCGTACGTCCCGCTCGATCCGGCGCAGCCGGCGGACCGGCTGGCCATGACGGTCGACGACGCGCACCTACGGATTCTGCTGCTCGGGCCCGGCGGATGGGCGGGAGGTGACGCCGCCGCCGGCCCGGAGTCCCTGACGGTCCTGGACGTGAGTCACGGCGAAGCGGCGGACGGGCCGTGCGGGGTGTCCGCCGCACCGGGGAACACCCTCTACGTCATGTACACGTCCGGTTCCACCGGCCGCCCGAAAGGAGTGTCCAACAGTCACGCGGGCGTGACCGAATTCCTGCGATGGATGGTCGAAAATTATCCGCTCGACGCCGATTCCCGTGTTCTCGTGAAGACTCCGTTCGGCTTCGACGTGTCGGTCATGGAGATTTTCTGGCCGCTGATCTGCGGTGCCCGCCTGGTGCTGGCCCATCCGGAAGGACATCACGATCCCGCGTATCTGGCCGAAGTCGTCGTCACGGCGGGAATCACCGAAGCGCTGTTCGTGCCGACGCAATTGAGCGATTTTCTCGCGGAGCCCGCGGCAGCGGGGAGCGGCGCCTTACGGCGGCTGTTCTCGATCGGCGAAGAACTGACGCCCAGCGTCGTGGAGCGTTTCACCCGGATGCTGCCGGACACCGAACTCGTCAACGCCTACGGTCCCACCGAAGCGGCGATCGTCACGCTGACGCACACGTGCGTCCCCCCGGACACCTCGACCGCACACGTACCGATCGGCCGCCCGGTCGGTCGAAACCGAGCCCATGTCCTGGCGCCCCGCGACCTGACTCCACGGGCGGACGGCGCTCCGGGCGAACTCTTCCTGTCGGGCCCCCAGGTCGCGCGCGGGTACCACCGAGGTCCGGGGCTGACGGCGGAGCGCTTCCTTCCCAATCCCCGTTCCTGCGGCGACCCGGAACACGCGAGGCTCTACCGGACCGGTGACGTGGTCCGGGCACGTGCCGACGGCGAACTGGAATTCCTCGGCCGTGAGGACCGCCAGGTGAAGGTGCGCGGGAACCGGATCGAACTCGGTGACGTGGAAGCCGCCCTCCTGCGACTGGCCGGGGTACGAGGCGCGGAGGCCGCGCGGCGTACCGATCCGGAGGACGGCACCCCCACGCTCGTCGCCTGGGTGGCGGGGGAGGACAGCGGGACCGGTGGCGCGGGCGGGTTGCGCAAGCAGCTCCTGGATCTGTTGCCCCGTGCCATGGTGCCCGCCCGGATCGTGACTCTGGACAGCTTCCCGGTCCTGAACAACGGCAAGCTCGACCGTAAGGCGCTCCCCGACCCCTTCGCGACGGCCGGCCGGCCGGCCATGGCCCGGACCGCGGCGGACCCGTCCGAGGACGACCGTCCGGGAAAACACCGGGACGCGGTCATGAGGGTCTGGGGCGAACTCCTGGGCGGTGTCGCCGTCGGTCCGGACGACGCCTTCTTCGAACTGGGCGGGGACTCCGCACTGCTCCTGAGGGTTCGCGCGGAGCTCCGACGGCTGGGCTACACCGGTGTGCGCACGCTCGACCTCATCGAGTACGCCACCCCGGCCCGGCTCGGAGCCTTCCTGGCCGGGCGGACGGACCCGCGACCACCGGACGACGTCCCCTCGTGGGAGGGCGACGACCCGGACGGGAGGCCGGCCCGATGA
- a CDS encoding beta-ketoacyl synthase N-terminal-like domain-containing protein, which produces MNDAVLPDGPAGESPAGDIAVIGLAGRFPGAADPERLWEAIRNGSELISRPTDEEAREEGVGTELTSSPGYVPAAGVLGAVGLFDARFFGIGNREADLMDPQHRLLLECCWEALEDAGCVPDSFPGPIGVFAGTGASDYRLLDGGTRTPDLGGATDFVRLIANDRDFAVTRVAYRLNLRGPAMTVQTACSTSLVAVHLAARSLLSGECEAALAGGVSIRLPQRAGYLHEPGGILSPDGHCRPFSADAAGTVPGSGAGIVLLKRLEDARANLDHIYAVLKGSAVNNDGSDKLSYSAPGPAGQRAVITAAHTSAGVSPRTIGYVETHGTGTALGDPSELSALGSAFGTEPGNCPIGSVKANIGHLDVAAGVTGFIKAALALHHRTVPPALYCDPPNPDLDLKASPFRLPRTAEDWPASDHPRRAAVSSFGVGGTNAHAVLEEAPAPRPGRPARSPQLILLSARGPEALTRMTRTMADTARAVALPALAGTLLTGRAAFPHRWSGVAENGDEAAELLSRAEPAPAAPPEPPPVTFLLPGFGEQWAGMTREIYAYEPVFRRALDFCAETLLPGLGLDVRELLNSPPEESDEAAHEIRRTQVAMPVVFAVEYSLGRLLEHWGVRPDAMLGHSLGECVAACLAGVLSPADGLRLAMLRGRLVGGLPPGRMLSVPLPGAELAELLDGSLGLAAVVAPDRSVASGTDDDIARLESRLRRRGVEHRPIPVDRAAHSPALDPILGDFRAAVADLRLSRPRVPFLSNVTGTWITDEQAVDPDYWVRQLRGTGRLVDAFATLTVAGPRLLLEIGPGRTLGGWAARNGVVGRGTRAFAGYGRARDRGSAYRRLLVSVGRLWEAGVAVDRNALDEDHRQPRLPLPTYPFERTQHWITDATADGTPTGRRTEPEAASSPAGTTEPDGPGDRGAPSVPDASDAPAGPGLEKALATLWGTTLGSPGTGPDDDFFDLGGDSLTAVQLAADIGRTVGHHVTPQDLLAAPTPRALSATIREKADDGAGEGDGRYRALTRLLGPERRKSPGPPLYLVHPIGGGALVYRPLAAALAESCPTHGFTARGFDGQGGAPRKDLCEMAAAYAEELLADRPEGEFWLGGSSFGGVVALEMARVLRLRGRRPALTVLLDSPWPGSVPADERTYEAQRETLRGTASEDVLATLVPLRLAHYAALCGHRPGAASYDGPVLYVRAGDPEPDESDPRSEEWRAVVPGIDMTTSPGGHESMLREPHVRSLAALLADRAPRTG; this is translated from the coding sequence ATGAACGACGCCGTACTCCCCGACGGTCCGGCGGGGGAGTCCCCGGCCGGAGACATAGCGGTCATCGGCCTAGCGGGACGCTTTCCCGGCGCTGCCGACCCCGAGCGATTGTGGGAGGCGATACGGAACGGTTCGGAGCTGATCAGCCGGCCGACCGACGAGGAGGCGCGTGAGGAGGGCGTCGGCACCGAACTGACGAGTTCCCCCGGATACGTGCCGGCCGCCGGTGTCCTCGGCGCGGTCGGGCTGTTCGACGCGCGGTTCTTCGGTATCGGCAACCGTGAGGCGGACCTGATGGACCCCCAGCACCGGCTGCTGCTGGAGTGCTGCTGGGAGGCGCTGGAGGACGCCGGCTGCGTGCCGGACTCCTTCCCCGGGCCCATCGGTGTCTTCGCCGGAACCGGCGCCTCGGACTACCGACTGCTCGACGGCGGAACCCGCACACCCGACCTGGGAGGCGCGACCGACTTCGTCCGGCTCATCGCCAACGACCGGGACTTCGCCGTCACTCGCGTCGCCTACCGGCTGAATCTGCGCGGCCCGGCCATGACGGTGCAGACCGCCTGCTCCACGTCACTGGTCGCGGTCCACCTCGCCGCCCGTAGTCTGCTCTCCGGCGAGTGCGAGGCCGCCCTCGCCGGCGGGGTGTCGATCCGGCTTCCCCAGCGGGCCGGATACCTGCACGAACCGGGAGGCATCCTGTCGCCCGACGGCCACTGCCGACCGTTCTCGGCGGACGCCGCAGGCACCGTCCCCGGCAGCGGGGCGGGCATCGTCCTCCTCAAGCGGCTCGAAGACGCCAGGGCGAACCTCGATCACATCTACGCGGTCCTCAAGGGCTCCGCCGTCAACAACGACGGCTCTGACAAGCTGTCCTACAGCGCCCCGGGCCCCGCCGGGCAGCGTGCCGTCATCACCGCCGCCCACACATCCGCCGGGGTGTCGCCACGCACGATCGGGTACGTGGAGACGCACGGTACCGGCACCGCGCTGGGCGACCCGTCCGAACTGTCCGCTCTCGGCTCGGCATTCGGCACGGAGCCGGGCAACTGCCCGATCGGTTCCGTGAAGGCGAACATCGGACACCTGGACGTCGCGGCCGGAGTCACCGGGTTCATCAAGGCGGCCCTCGCACTGCACCACCGTACGGTTCCACCCGCCCTGTACTGCGATCCGCCGAACCCGGACCTCGATCTGAAGGCGTCCCCCTTCCGGCTTCCGCGCACCGCCGAGGACTGGCCCGCGTCCGACCATCCCCGCAGGGCCGCCGTCAGCTCCTTCGGCGTCGGAGGCACCAACGCCCACGCCGTCCTGGAGGAAGCCCCCGCTCCCCGGCCGGGCCGTCCCGCGCGTTCCCCCCAGCTGATCCTGCTGTCCGCACGCGGCCCCGAGGCGCTGACCCGGATGACGCGCACCATGGCCGACACGGCGCGCGCCGTCGCGCTGCCGGCACTCGCCGGTACGCTGCTGACCGGACGCGCGGCGTTCCCGCACCGCTGGAGCGGGGTCGCCGAGAACGGGGACGAGGCCGCCGAACTGCTCTCGCGCGCGGAACCCGCCCCGGCGGCGCCCCCGGAGCCTCCCCCCGTGACCTTCCTGCTCCCCGGATTCGGAGAGCAATGGGCAGGGATGACCCGGGAGATCTACGCCTACGAGCCCGTCTTCCGCCGGGCGCTGGACTTCTGCGCGGAGACGCTTCTCCCCGGCCTCGGCCTGGACGTCCGCGAACTCCTCAACTCGCCGCCGGAGGAGAGCGACGAGGCCGCGCACGAGATCCGCCGCACCCAGGTGGCCATGCCGGTGGTGTTCGCCGTGGAGTACTCCCTCGGCCGGCTGCTGGAACACTGGGGCGTCCGTCCCGACGCGATGCTGGGACACAGCCTCGGTGAATGCGTCGCCGCGTGCCTCGCGGGCGTCCTGTCACCGGCCGACGGACTGCGCCTGGCGATGCTGCGCGGCCGACTCGTCGGCGGTCTTCCGCCCGGACGGATGCTCAGCGTCCCCCTGCCGGGTGCGGAACTGGCCGAACTCCTGGACGGGTCGCTGGGATTGGCGGCCGTCGTGGCACCGGACCGCAGCGTCGCCTCGGGAACGGACGACGACATCGCCCGCCTGGAGTCGCGACTGCGACGACGCGGTGTCGAGCACCGCCCGATCCCCGTCGACCGTGCGGCCCACTCCCCGGCGCTCGACCCGATACTCGGCGACTTCCGGGCGGCCGTAGCGGATCTCCGCCTCTCCCGCCCCCGTGTGCCGTTCCTCTCCAATGTCACGGGCACCTGGATCACGGACGAGCAGGCGGTCGATCCGGACTACTGGGTGCGGCAACTGCGGGGGACCGGACGTCTCGTGGACGCCTTCGCGACACTGACCGTGGCCGGCCCCCGGCTCCTGCTGGAGATCGGACCCGGCCGGACGCTCGGAGGGTGGGCCGCCCGCAACGGGGTGGTCGGCCGGGGGACGCGGGCATTCGCCGGTTACGGGAGGGCCCGTGACCGGGGGAGCGCCTACCGCCGCCTCCTCGTGTCGGTGGGCCGGCTCTGGGAGGCGGGAGTCGCCGTCGACCGGAACGCGCTCGACGAGGACCACCGGCAGCCCCGGCTGCCCCTGCCCACGTATCCCTTCGAACGCACACAGCACTGGATCACGGACGCGACGGCCGACGGGACACCCACGGGCCGCCGTACCGAACCGGAAGCGGCGTCCTCCCCGGCCGGGACGACCGAACCGGACGGCCCCGGCGACCGGGGTGCGCCCTCCGTCCCCGACGCTTCCGACGCCCCCGCCGGACCCGGCCTGGAGAAGGCCCTCGCCACGTTGTGGGGCACGACGCTCGGCTCTCCCGGGACCGGCCCCGACGACGACTTCTTCGATCTCGGCGGAGACTCGTTGACCGCCGTCCAGCTGGCGGCGGACATCGGACGGACCGTCGGACATCACGTCACGCCCCAGGACCTCCTGGCGGCTCCGACGCCACGAGCCCTGTCCGCGACCATCCGGGAGAAGGCGGACGACGGCGCGGGTGAAGGCGACGGACGGTACCGCGCCCTGACCCGCCTCCTCGGCCCGGAGCGACGGAAGAGCCCGGGACCGCCGCTCTACCTCGTGCACCCGATAGGCGGCGGAGCCCTGGTCTACCGGCCCCTCGCCGCGGCGCTCGCGGAGAGCTGTCCGACCCACGGCTTCACCGCGAGGGGCTTCGACGGCCAGGGCGGTGCGCCACGGAAGGATCTGTGCGAGATGGCGGCCGCCTACGCCGAGGAACTCCTCGCCGACCGTCCCGAAGGGGAGTTCTGGCTCGGCGGTTCGTCCTTCGGAGGCGTGGTGGCCCTCGAAATGGCACGCGTACTGCGCCTGCGCGGACGGCGACCGGCACTGACCGTCCTGCTCGACTCACCATGGCCGGGGTCGGTCCCCGCGGACGAGCGCACGTACGAGGCCCAGCGGGAGACACTGCGCGGCACGGCGTCCGAGGACGTGCTCGCCACGCTCGTCCCGCTGCGCCTCGCGCACTACGCGGCACTGTGCGGCCACCGACCGGGCGCCGCTTCCTACGACGGCCCGGTGCTGTACGTACGGGCCGGCGATCCCGAACCGGACGAGTCCGATCCGCGGTCGGAGGAATGGCGCGCGGTGGTCCCCGGCATCGACATGACCACCTCGCCGGGCGGCCACGAGTCCATGCTGCGCGAGCCCCATGTCCGTTCTCTGGCGGCGCTGCTCGCCGACCGCGCTCCGCGCACCGGGTGA
- a CDS encoding MarR family transcriptional regulator, whose translation MESPAGKEGGTGYIARKESGGAGTRTIDKVARILLFVAENGPVSANEAARRLEMPKTTVHRILKRMDDRGVLSHADEGLVIAGLLSRAADRLLVPEGDRLRRIVTPYLVDLYMAMRMPVGMAVARGDRVVFDEVIRSRSQQLLARSAERMLPHAEGAAGLLLTAYLAEAQSAKADPARLVQFAEIRRESMAVSMDEKNFSCAVPVYGKGPLPLAAISITGPRSPGRSEKARQGVQHVSALISADLRSRGVG comes from the coding sequence ATGGAATCGCCTGCCGGGAAAGAGGGCGGGACCGGTTATATCGCACGGAAGGAATCTGGAGGTGCCGGAACGCGGACGATTGACAAAGTCGCACGGATTCTGTTGTTCGTGGCGGAGAACGGACCGGTGAGTGCGAACGAGGCCGCGCGGCGACTCGAAATGCCGAAAACCACGGTCCATCGCATACTCAAGCGCATGGACGACCGCGGCGTGCTCTCTCACGCGGACGAGGGGCTGGTCATCGCCGGGCTGTTGAGCAGGGCCGCCGACCGGCTGCTCGTGCCCGAGGGCGACAGGCTACGGCGTATCGTGACCCCCTATCTGGTGGATCTCTACATGGCGATGAGAATGCCCGTGGGCATGGCGGTGGCGCGCGGTGACAGGGTGGTTTTCGACGAGGTCATCCGTTCCCGGAGCCAGCAACTGCTCGCGCGCTCGGCGGAGCGGATGCTCCCCCACGCGGAGGGTGCCGCCGGCCTCCTGCTGACGGCTTATCTGGCTGAAGCGCAATCGGCGAAGGCTGATCCGGCACGCCTCGTCCAGTTCGCGGAAATACGGCGGGAATCGATGGCGGTCTCGATGGACGAGAAGAATTTCAGCTGTGCCGTCCCTGTCTACGGGAAGGGGCCACTGCCTCTCGCCGCGATCAGTATCACGGGACCGCGGAGTCCGGGAAGATCGGAAAAGGCGCGACAAGGTGTTCAGCATGTGTCCGCTCTGATCTCGGCCGATCTTCGTTCCCGAGGCGTCGGCTGA